A window from Citrobacter amalonaticus encodes these proteins:
- the benB gene encoding benzoate 1,2-dioxygenase small subunit, producing the protein MLTLEQVRQFLYYEARLLDDRQWDAWLNCYSPKVVFWMPAWGDDDKTTRDPQREISLIYYPNRDGLEDRVYRIKTERSGASTPEPRTTHMISNIELLGEKEGGIEVRYNWVTYSHRYQHTDAYFGTTHCTLVEQDGQPQITRKTVRLNNDYIRQVIDVYHI; encoded by the coding sequence ATGTTAACGCTTGAACAGGTTCGCCAGTTTCTCTACTACGAAGCGCGGTTGCTGGACGATCGCCAGTGGGACGCGTGGCTCAACTGCTATAGCCCGAAGGTAGTCTTCTGGATGCCCGCCTGGGGCGATGATGATAAAACCACCCGCGACCCACAGCGGGAGATTTCGCTTATCTATTATCCCAACCGGGACGGACTGGAAGATCGGGTGTACCGCATCAAAACCGAACGTTCCGGCGCCAGCACCCCGGAGCCGCGTACCACGCATATGATCAGCAACATCGAACTGCTGGGCGAGAAAGAAGGCGGCATCGAGGTGCGCTACAACTGGGTCACTTACAGCCACCGTTATCAGCATACCGATGCCTACTTCGGCACCACACACTGCACGCTGGTTGAACAGGACGGCCAGCCGCAAATCACGCGGAAAACTGTGCGACTCAATAACGACTATATCCGTCAGGTGATTGACGTTTACCATATTTAA
- a CDS encoding Rieske 2Fe-2S domain-containing protein, whose amino-acid sequence MQKTLSALKDKITQALIVDRDNHIYRCHRSIFTDEQLFNLELKHIFEGNWVFLAHESQIPEPGDYFTLTLGRQPVIITRDKKNELHALINSCAHRGAMLCRRKTGNKNSFTCPFHGWTFSNNGKLLKAKDESTGGYPETFRHDGSHDLKSLPRFASYRGFLFGSLSEDVLPLETYLGETSKIIDLMVDQAPEGLEVLKGSSSYVYEGNWKLGAENGADGYHVSVVHWNYASTMSRRNYEAEGTRTVDANGWSKSLGGGYGFEHGHMLLWTRAMNPEVRPVYDHRERLKAEFGENRADQMVNETRNLCLYPNVYLMDQFSTQIRVIRPIAVDKTEVTIWCFAPKGESDQARALRIRQYEDFFNVSGMGTPDDLEEFSACQRGYLGENLAWSDLSRGALHWVDGPDEHAQQAGFRPLLSGVKSEDEALYIAHHHHWQNLMLAAVEKEQQQYEQSITQRVEVGGC is encoded by the coding sequence ATGCAAAAAACGCTCTCGGCATTAAAAGATAAAATCACGCAGGCTCTGATTGTGGATCGTGATAATCATATTTATCGTTGCCATCGTTCTATATTTACCGATGAGCAGTTATTTAATCTGGAACTCAAACATATCTTCGAAGGGAACTGGGTATTTCTGGCGCATGAAAGTCAGATCCCGGAACCCGGTGATTATTTTACGCTGACCCTGGGACGTCAACCGGTCATAATTACCCGCGATAAAAAGAACGAACTGCATGCGCTTATTAATAGCTGTGCGCATCGTGGCGCGATGTTATGTCGACGAAAGACGGGAAATAAAAACTCCTTTACCTGTCCGTTTCACGGCTGGACCTTCAGTAATAACGGCAAACTGTTGAAGGCGAAAGATGAAAGTACCGGTGGTTATCCGGAGACATTCAGGCATGACGGGTCGCACGATCTGAAATCGCTTCCGCGCTTTGCCTCGTATCGCGGATTTCTGTTCGGTAGTCTGAGTGAAGATGTGCTGCCGCTGGAAACCTACCTCGGCGAGACCAGCAAAATTATCGATCTGATGGTCGATCAGGCTCCCGAGGGGCTGGAAGTCCTGAAAGGTTCGTCCAGCTATGTCTATGAAGGCAACTGGAAACTGGGGGCGGAAAACGGGGCCGACGGCTATCACGTCAGCGTGGTGCACTGGAATTATGCCTCAACCATGTCGCGCCGTAATTACGAAGCGGAAGGCACGCGGACGGTGGATGCCAACGGCTGGTCTAAGAGTCTCGGCGGTGGTTACGGGTTTGAACACGGTCATATGCTGCTGTGGACGCGGGCGATGAACCCTGAAGTCCGCCCGGTTTACGATCATCGTGAGCGGTTAAAGGCGGAATTTGGTGAAAATCGTGCCGACCAGATGGTCAATGAGACACGGAATTTGTGTCTCTATCCCAACGTGTACCTGATGGATCAGTTTTCCACGCAGATCCGCGTGATTCGCCCCATCGCGGTCGATAAAACCGAAGTGACGATCTGGTGCTTTGCGCCTAAAGGCGAATCTGACCAGGCTCGCGCGCTACGCATTCGCCAGTATGAGGATTTCTTTAACGTCAGCGGGATGGGAACCCCCGACGATCTGGAAGAGTTCAGCGCCTGCCAGCGCGGCTATCTGGGAGAAAATCTGGCGTGGAGCGATCTCAGTCGCGGCGCGCTGCACTGGGTAGATGGTCCGGATGAACATGCGCAACAGGCAGGATTCAGACCGCTGTTGAGTGGTGTGAAGTCCGAAGATGAGGCGCTCTACATCGCTCATCATCATCACTGGCAAAACCTGATGCTCGCAGCGGTGGAAAAAGAACAGCAGCAATATGAACAGTCGATTACGCAACGCGTGGAGGTGGGCGGATGTTAA
- the catA gene encoding catechol 1,2-dioxygenase, protein MSHSFIQQDDVQKLLREGAGLNGPEGNERFKSIIHRLLGDICTLIDDYNVTQEEFWHAVNYLHELGGRQEAALLAAGLGLEHFLDLRQEAIESRQSSETGTPRTIEGPLYVANAPLADGYARMDDGKDAGEVMWLHGQVKDVHGQPVAGAIVDIWHANTLGNYSFFDQSQSDYNLRRRIRTDAEGRYSVRSILPSGYGCPPDGPTQKLLNQLGRHGNRPAHIHFFVSAPGFKHLTSQINLNGDQYLWDDFAFATRDGLIADPVKISDPALIQQRDLAGEHTEVCFDFTLCAAQRAEEEQRITRLRAQE, encoded by the coding sequence ATGAGCCATTCTTTTATCCAACAAGATGACGTACAGAAATTATTGCGTGAAGGTGCCGGATTAAATGGGCCGGAAGGGAATGAACGTTTTAAATCGATTATTCACCGCCTGCTCGGTGATATTTGTACCCTTATTGATGATTATAATGTCACGCAGGAAGAATTCTGGCATGCGGTGAATTATCTGCATGAACTGGGCGGACGTCAGGAAGCGGCCCTGCTTGCTGCCGGTCTGGGTCTGGAACACTTCCTCGATCTGCGCCAGGAAGCGATCGAATCCCGCCAGTCATCAGAGACCGGTACCCCGCGTACCATCGAAGGGCCATTGTATGTGGCTAACGCACCGCTGGCTGATGGCTATGCCCGGATGGATGACGGCAAAGATGCTGGCGAAGTGATGTGGTTGCACGGTCAGGTCAAGGACGTACACGGACAACCGGTGGCCGGGGCGATTGTCGATATCTGGCATGCCAACACGCTGGGCAATTACTCTTTCTTCGATCAGAGCCAGAGCGACTACAACCTGCGCCGTCGCATTCGTACCGACGCTGAAGGGCGCTACAGCGTGCGCAGTATTCTGCCTTCGGGTTACGGTTGCCCGCCGGACGGCCCGACGCAGAAATTGCTCAATCAACTGGGCCGCCACGGCAACCGCCCGGCGCACATCCACTTCTTTGTCTCTGCGCCGGGCTTTAAGCACCTGACCAGTCAGATCAACCTGAACGGTGACCAGTATCTGTGGGATGATTTCGCCTTCGCTACCCGTGATGGTCTGATTGCCGACCCGGTGAAAATCAGCGATCCGGCGTTGATTCAGCAACGCGACCTTGCCGGTGAACATACAGAAGTCTGTTTCGACTTTACGCTGTGCGCGGCGCAACGTGCTGAAGAAGAACAACGAATTACCCGACTGCGCGCTCAGGAATAA
- the catC gene encoding muconolactone Delta-isomerase: MLFKVDMTVKIPYGMPANEIEEIKLREKAYSQQLQRDGKWRHIWRVAGQYANVSIFNVDDTEELHRILMALPLYPFMDIRIEALCRHPSSIQNNDR; the protein is encoded by the coding sequence ATGTTATTTAAAGTGGATATGACCGTGAAGATTCCTTACGGAATGCCGGCGAATGAAATTGAAGAGATTAAATTACGGGAAAAAGCCTATTCCCAACAGTTACAACGAGACGGTAAATGGCGACATATCTGGCGCGTTGCAGGACAGTACGCCAATGTCAGTATCTTTAATGTCGATGATACCGAAGAATTACACCGGATATTAATGGCACTGCCGTTATATCCATTCATGGATATTCGTATCGAAGCGCTGTGCCGCCATCCATCGTCTATTCAGAATAACGACCGATAA
- a CDS encoding muconate cycloisomerase family protein produces MIFMLRKKRMTATVEHIESWVVDVPTIRPHKLSMTTMGCQTLVIVRITRSDGICGIGEATTIGGLSYGVESPEAIQSAITHYFTPLLKGQPAGNLNALTSRIRSAIKGNTFAKSAIETALLDAQGKALGLPVSALLGGALNTVLPVLWTLASGNTDNDIAEGQRLLDAGRHRAFKLKIGARELETDLRHTRAIVEALGDRASIRVDVNQAWDATSAAKGCRELAAMGVDLIEQPVSAEDNNALVRLSHRSDAAILADESVASHFDGYRLAQQGFSGAYALKIAKAGGPASVLKLAHVAQAAGIGLYGGTMLEGTVGTVASLHAWSTLPLQWGTEMFGPLLLKDDIVSFPLSFADGCVTLPQAPGLGVELDEEKLQFYARKRRE; encoded by the coding sequence ATGATATTTATGCTCAGGAAGAAACGAATGACTGCGACCGTTGAACATATTGAAAGCTGGGTGGTTGATGTCCCGACGATTCGGCCTCACAAACTTTCCATGACCACGATGGGGTGCCAGACGCTGGTGATTGTCCGGATCACACGTTCAGACGGGATCTGCGGCATTGGCGAAGCCACTACTATTGGTGGTCTGAGCTATGGGGTGGAAAGTCCGGAGGCGATTCAGTCCGCGATTACGCACTATTTCACACCTCTGTTGAAAGGCCAGCCTGCCGGGAATCTGAATGCGCTGACGTCGCGTATTCGCAGTGCAATCAAAGGCAACACCTTTGCCAAATCGGCTATTGAAACCGCGCTGCTGGATGCCCAGGGAAAAGCGTTAGGACTGCCGGTTTCCGCACTGCTGGGCGGCGCGCTGAATACCGTCCTGCCGGTCTTATGGACGCTCGCCAGCGGCAACACGGACAACGATATTGCCGAGGGACAGCGGCTGCTGGATGCCGGGCGGCATCGGGCATTTAAGCTGAAGATCGGCGCCCGGGAGCTGGAAACCGACCTGCGTCATACCCGTGCCATTGTGGAAGCGCTGGGGGATCGCGCCAGCATCCGTGTTGACGTCAACCAGGCGTGGGATGCCACTTCAGCGGCAAAAGGATGTCGGGAACTGGCGGCCATGGGCGTTGACCTGATTGAGCAACCGGTGAGCGCCGAAGACAACAATGCGCTGGTTCGCCTGAGTCATCGCAGTGACGCAGCGATCCTGGCGGATGAATCCGTTGCCAGCCATTTCGACGGTTATCGTCTGGCGCAGCAGGGGTTCAGCGGCGCCTATGCGCTGAAGATTGCCAAAGCCGGTGGACCGGCCAGCGTGCTGAAACTGGCGCACGTTGCACAGGCGGCAGGAATCGGACTGTACGGCGGCACGATGCTCGAAGGTACCGTGGGTACGGTGGCATCACTGCATGCATGGTCAACTCTGCCGTTGCAGTGGGGCACAGAGATGTTTGGCCCGCTGCTGTTAAAAGATGACATCGTCAGCTTTCCGCTCTCCTTCGCCGATGGTTGTGTCACGCTGCCGCAAGCACCGGGACTGGGAGTCGAACTGGATGAGGAAAAACTGCAGTTTTATGCCCGCAAGCGTCGGGAATAA